One window of Leptotrichia sp. oral taxon 498 genomic DNA carries:
- a CDS encoding type 1 glutamine amidotransferase, translating to MKIHFILHETFEVPGAYLAWAAISGHDVTMTKVYQDEKLPENADSFDFLIIMGGPQSPIGDNSEFPYFNPKDEIDLIKKAIKADKYIVGVCLGAQLLGEAYGGTTEKSPSCEIGNFPIELTEAGLEDENIKHFGKQATTGHWHNDMPGLPDTAKVLAKSKGCPRQIIKYSKKHYGFQCHLEFTKKVAELLIDSDKDLEKKSQTLPYVQSPQTIRDNDYNEMNNLLYEFLDNLTREENKIKI from the coding sequence ATGAAAATACACTTTATATTACACGAAACATTTGAAGTCCCAGGAGCTTATCTTGCTTGGGCAGCAATTTCTGGACACGATGTCACAATGACAAAAGTCTATCAAGATGAAAAGTTACCTGAAAATGCCGATTCATTTGATTTTCTAATAATAATGGGAGGTCCTCAAAGTCCAATTGGAGATAATAGCGAGTTTCCTTATTTTAATCCAAAAGATGAAATTGATTTGATTAAAAAGGCTATAAAAGCTGATAAATACATAGTTGGAGTTTGTCTTGGAGCTCAACTTTTAGGAGAAGCCTATGGTGGAACTACAGAAAAAAGCCCTTCTTGCGAAATTGGGAATTTTCCAATTGAACTAACCGAAGCTGGATTGGAAGATGAAAATATTAAACATTTTGGAAAACAAGCGACAACAGGACATTGGCACAATGATATGCCAGGACTTCCTGATACAGCAAAAGTTTTAGCAAAAAGTAAAGGGTGTCCACGACAAATTATAAAATACAGCAAAAAGCACTACGGCTTTCAATGTCATCTTGAATTTACAAAAAAAGTTGCAGAATTACTAATTGATTCAGATAAAGATCTTGAGAAGAAAAGCCAAACTTTACCTTATGTTCAATCACCTCAAACAATCCGTGATAACGATTACAATGAGATGAATAATCTTCTTTATGAATTTTTGGATAATCTTACAAGAGAAGAGAATAAAATAAAAATATAA